A DNA window from Lagenorhynchus albirostris chromosome 5, mLagAlb1.1, whole genome shotgun sequence contains the following coding sequences:
- the FAM43A gene encoding protein FAM43A — MLPWKKHKFELLAEAPPRQASKPKGYAVSLHYSALSSLARACPEGALSRVGSMFRSKRKKLHITSEDPTYTVLYLGNATTIQARGDGCTDLAVGKIWSKSEAGRQGTKMKLTVSAQGIRMVHAEERALRRPGHLYLLHRVTYCVADARLPKVFAWVYRHELKHKAVMLRCHAVLVSKPEKAQAMALLLYQTSANALAEFKRLKRRDDARHQQQELVGAHTIPLVPLRKLLLHGPCCYKPPVERSRSAPKLGSITEDLLGEQQEQELQEEERGVHTEGCPEEEEGDEEEDRAGEGDPAEQEAEAQRALVVAMHFECGDLLDTLESGREEVLGGGGVSPGPEAGSPSLLLGSTSDMKAELSQLINDLGELSFGNDVRSLQADLRVTRLLSGESTGSESSIEGGGPEATTTTAGDQSDPADCARPDEPHSG; from the coding sequence ATGCTGCCGTGGAAGAAGCACAAGTTCGAGCTGCTGGCCGAGGCGCCGCCACGGCAGGCGTCCAAACCCAAGGGCTACGCGGTGAGCCTGCACTACTCGGCGCTCAGCTCTCTGGCACGGGCGTGCCCCGAAGGCGCGCTCAGCCGGGTGGGCAGCATGTTCCGCTCCAAGCGCAAGAAGCTGCACATCACCAGCGAGGACCCAACTTACACCGTGCTCTACTTGGGCAATGCCACCACCATCCAGGCGCGCGGCGACGGCTGCACCGACCTAGCGGTGGGCAAGATCTGGAGCAAGAGCGAGGCGGGCCGTCAGGGCACCAAGATGAAGCTGACTGTGAGTGCGCAGGGTATCCGCATGGTGCACGCCGAGGAGCGTGCGCTGCGCCGCCCGGGCCACCTCTACTTGCTGCACCGCGTTACCTACTGCGTGGCGGACGCGCGACTGCCCAAGGTCTTCGCCTGGGTTTACCGGCACGAGCTCAAACACAAGGCGGTAATGCTGCGCTGCCACGCGGTGCTGGTGTCCAAGCCCGAGAAGGCGCAGGCCATGGCCCTGCTGCTCTACCAGACGTCAGCCAACGCTCTGGCGGAATTTAAACGGCTCAAGCGGCGGGACGACGCGCGTCACCAACAGCAGGAGCTGGTGGGCGCGCACACCATCCCGCTGGTGCCCCTGCGCAAGCTGCTCCTGCACGGACCCTGCTGCTACAAGCCGCCGGTGGAGCGCAGCCGCAGCGCGCCCAAGCTCGGCTCCATCACCGAGGATCTGCTCGGCGAACAGCAGGAGCAGGAGctgcaggaggaagagagaggggtgCACACGGAGGGCTgcccggaggaggaggagggggatgaGGAGGAGGACCGAGCCGGGGAGGGCGACCCGGCAGAGCAAGAGGCCGAGGCGCAGCGGGCGCTGGTGGTGGCCATGCACTTCGAATGCGGGGACTTGCTGGACACGCTGGAGAGTGGCCGCGAAGAGGTGCTGGGGGGCGGCGGGGTCTCGCCGGGCCCTGAGGCTGGGTCGCCGTCTCTGCTGCTGGGCAGCACCTCCGACATGAAGGCCGAGCTGTCCCAGCTTATTAATGATCTGGGAGAGCTCAGCTTCGGCAACGACGTGCGCAGCCTGCAGGCCGACTTGCGGGTGACGCGCCTGCTGTCGGGTGAGAGCACGGGTAGCGAGAGCTCCATCGAAGGAGGGGGCCCGGAAGCTACCACTACCACCGCCGGGGACCAGTCGGACCCCGCCGACTGCGCCAGACCAGACGAGCCCCACTCGGGCTGA